Proteins encoded within one genomic window of Methyloceanibacter stevinii:
- a CDS encoding diacylglycerol kinase gives MMDAIPPREGAASRPVHGQAALPGKGGLIRIGRAFWNTMGGFREGLATEAAIKQEVALGVLALPVSIFIADNLWVWAALMGSIALMLAMEFLNTAIERLCNHVHPERHEAIKVTKDLASAGVFCVIAITAMVWIVAIVDRFFL, from the coding sequence ATGATGGACGCAATTCCGCCACGTGAAGGCGCCGCCTCCCGGCCCGTACACGGACAGGCTGCCTTGCCGGGAAAGGGCGGTTTGATCCGCATCGGTCGTGCCTTCTGGAACACGATGGGCGGTTTTAGAGAGGGCTTGGCGACAGAGGCGGCCATCAAGCAGGAGGTGGCGTTGGGTGTCCTCGCGCTGCCGGTCTCGATCTTCATCGCCGACAATCTGTGGGTCTGGGCGGCGCTGATGGGAAGCATCGCCCTGATGCTCGCCATGGAATTCCTCAACACGGCCATCGAGCGTCTCTGCAACCATGTGCACCCCGAGCGGCACGAAGCAATCAAGGTCACGAAGGATTTGGCGTCGGCAGGCGTATTCTGTGTAATCGCCATCACGGCCATGGTCTGGATCGTGGCGATTGTCGACCGGTTCTTTCTGTGA
- a CDS encoding YebC/PmpR family DNA-binding transcriptional regulator codes for MAGHSKFKNIQFRKGAQDKKRSKLFSKLAREITTSAKLGMPDPAMNPRLRTAIQAARAQNMPNDNIDRAIKKSQEAGGDNYEEVRYEGFGVSGVGVIVEALTDNRNRTASEVRSIFSKHGGNLGETGSVSFNFDRMGAIQYDLDKGSADDMLEAAIEAGGDDVETTEEGHTIYCTPDELHQVGKELEDRFGEASTMQILWRPKLEVPIDEDAGGTLLRMIDALEDSDDVQQVYANFDLSDEVLQKLTAA; via the coding sequence ATGGCAGGCCATTCCAAATTCAAAAACATCCAGTTCCGAAAAGGAGCTCAGGATAAAAAGCGCTCGAAGCTGTTCTCGAAGCTCGCGCGAGAGATCACCACGTCGGCAAAGCTGGGCATGCCGGACCCGGCGATGAATCCGCGCCTCCGGACTGCGATCCAGGCCGCGCGGGCTCAGAATATGCCCAACGACAATATCGACCGCGCCATCAAGAAGAGCCAGGAAGCGGGCGGCGACAACTACGAAGAGGTCCGCTACGAGGGCTTTGGCGTTAGCGGCGTCGGCGTGATCGTCGAGGCCCTGACCGACAACCGCAATCGCACCGCCAGCGAAGTGCGCTCGATCTTCTCCAAGCACGGGGGCAATCTCGGCGAAACAGGCTCCGTGTCGTTCAATTTCGACCGCATGGGCGCGATCCAGTACGATCTGGACAAGGGGTCGGCCGACGACATGCTGGAAGCGGCCATCGAGGCCGGCGGCGACGATGTGGAGACGACCGAGGAAGGTCACACGATCTACTGCACGCCGGACGAGCTGCATCAGGTCGGCAAGGAGCTGGAGGATCGCTTCGGCGAGGCCAGCACCATGCAGATCCTATGGCGTCCGAAGCTTGAAGTGCCGATCGACGAGGACGCCGGCGGTACGCTTTTGCGCATGATCGATGCGTTGGAAGATTCCGACGACGTGCAGCAGGTCTACGCGAATTTCGATTTGTCCGACGAGGTTCTGCAGAAGCTGACGGCAGCCTGA